In Misgurnus anguillicaudatus chromosome 5, ASM2758022v2, whole genome shotgun sequence, a genomic segment contains:
- the LOC129414561 gene encoding uncharacterized protein, whose amino-acid sequence MEKNRIDKSGGNKQVAGLAEAHCLQVLCSHPCCWDAENRCAKGIIRHTPAAPVKRCSLREVELPSLSIVNVSEWVGQRRPQYRADTETSLNDFPCVSFTKQKMDSDMRADLCFLRSSVSFPGISTNQANTVVKLNTVLIDCSEMPRCPVLMWNPNPHHVPQWLNQNKFKSPNVAIKEMICPTFSTPSNGTGEGSINWQVQRRQINLRKKVHYCKWQDKRGRNSTLEGAGTPQTAKDHWMGIGFNPIPKINSQPRPRRLLFKDTGCGSLDQKLPSLTTPNPNHSNSPSPALSLSLESMKC is encoded by the exons ATGGAAAAGAACAGAATTGACAAGTCCGG TGGCAATAAACAGGTTGCAGGGCTGGCTGAAGCTCACTGTCTCCAGGTTCTGTGCTCGCACCCGTGCTGCTGGGACGCGGAAAACCGCTGCGCCAAAGGAATCATACGTCATACACCAGCAGCACCAGTAAAGAGATGCTCTCTCAGAGAAG TGGAGCTGCCATCTTTGAGTATTGTCAATGTCTCTGAATGGGTCGGACAGAGGAGACCACAGTATAGAGCTGATACAGAGACATCTCTAAATGATTTCCCTTGTGTTTCATTTACCAAACAGAAAATGGACAGTGACATGAG GGCAGATTTATGTTTCCTGAGATCCAGCGTGTCGTTTCCAGGCATATCCACCAATCAAGCAAACACAGTGGTCAAg TTAAATACTGTATTGATTGACTGCTCTGAGATGCCAAGATGTCCTGTGCTCATGTGGAATCCAAACCCACACCATGTGCCTCAATGGCTCAACCAAAACAA ATTTAAATCTCCAAACGTTGCAATAAAAGAAATGATCTGCCCTACATTTTCAACACCATCCAATGGG ACGGGTGAAGGAAGCATTAACTGGCAGGTTCAGAGGAGGCAGATAAACCTGCGGAAAAAGGTTCATTATTGTAAATGGCAAGACAAGAGAGGTAGAAACTCTACACTAGAGGGCGCTGGCACTCCTCAGACAGCCAAGGACCATTGGATGGGCATTGGATTTAATCCCATTCCCAAAATCAATTCACAACCTCGTCCGCGCAGATTATTGTTTAAAG ATACTGGGTGTGGATCTTTGGATCAGAAACTGCCAAGCCTAACCACACCAAATCCAAACCACAGCAATAGTCCCAGTCCAGCCCTAAGCCTGAGTTTAGAATCAATGAAGTGCTAG